A region of the Pseudomonas asiatica genome:
TCATCGCCCCACAGGGCTTCTTCCAGCACTTCGCGACGCAATACGTGCGGGCTCTTCTGCATCAGCACCGCCAACAGCTTGAGGCCGACCGGGTTGAGCTTGAGCAAGCGGCCCTGGCGGGTGACTTCGAGGGTGTCGAGGTCATAGCTGAGGTCGGCCACCTGCAAGGTGCGGCGCCCACCACCCTGGGCCCGGCGCAGCACCGCCTCTATGCGAGCGGCCAGCTCCGACAGGGCGAAGGGCTTGAGCAGGTAATCGTCGGCACCGGAGCGGAAGCCTTGCAGGCGATCGTCCAGTTGGTCGCGGGCGGTGAGCATGATCACCGGCGTATCACGGCGGGCGTCTTCGCGCAGGCGCTTGCACAGGGTGTAGCCGTCGATGCCCGGCAACATGATGTCGAGCACGATCAGGTCGTAGTGCTCGGTGGCTGCCAGGTGCAGGCCGGACAGGCCATCCTGGGCGCAGTCGACGGTGTAGCCCTTCATGCCCAGGTAATCGGCCAGGTTGGCCAGGATATCGCGGTTGTCTTCAACCAAAAGAATGCGCATCGGTTTCTCCTGTGCGGCGCTTCTCGCTGTGGTGCGCGGCAGGCGCAGCTTAAGGCCTATGCCTGCAGGGTGCCAGCCCCAGGAAAAATTCAGCGCACTTGACGGTTTTTTCACTGATCCTTCACGGACACAGGATAGCGGGCGGCCGACAATGCCCGATCTTTTTCGCGCCCTGGAGCCGTCATGCAGCAACCAACCCGCCCTCGCCCGATCAATTTCTGGCTGTACCTTGGGCTACCCCTGGCGACCGCGCTTGGCCTGATCCTGCTGGAACTGACCTCGGTCGACATGGACATTGCCAACCTGTTCTTCGACCCTGCTGCCGGGCAATTCATCGGCCGCCACAGCTATTTGCTGGAGAACATCCTGCATGACCGGGTCAAACAGGGGGTGATCCTGCTGGGCGTGATGTCGCTGGTGACCTTTGCTGCCAGCTTCTTCTGGAAGCGCCTGTTCGGCTGGCGCCGTGAGCTGGGCTGCCTGGTACTGGCACTGGGCCTGTCCACGGCGTTTGTCACACCGCTGAAGAAAGTGACTCAGGTGCAATGCCCGTGGAGCCTGACCCAGTTTGGCGGCAAGGAAACCTACAGCAAGCTGCTAGAGCCGCGGCCGGCGACCGACAAGCCCGGGCTGTGCTGGCCGGGCGGGCATGCCGCCACCGGGTTCTGCCTGTTCGGGCTGTTCTTCATGTTGCGTGATCGCAAGCCGAGACTGGCGCGGGTGGCGTTGACGGTGGCCTTAGTGGCCGGGTCGGTGCTTTCGCTGGGGCGGATGATGCAGGGGGCGCACTTCCTTTCGCACAACGTGTGGACGGCGGTGTTCTGCTGGTTGATCGGCTTGGGGTCGTATTACCTGGTTCTGTATCGTCGGGGAATGGCTGAGGTGCCTGCTGCCGAGCGTAGCGTCGCCTGACCCAGGGGCCCGCTCTGCGGCCCTTTCGCCGGCAAGCCAGCTCCAGGTACAGCGCAAGTCCCAGTGTTGGCGCAATCCTGTAGGAGCGGCCTTGTGTCGCGATGGGCTGCAAAGCAGCCCCAATGGCCCCAACAGCAAAAACAAAAAAGCCCCGGTTCTCGCGAACCGGGGCTTTTCATGGTGCAGGGGGTAAGGCTGGCTTACATCATGCCGCCCATGCCACCCATGCCGCCCATGTCAGGCATGCCAGCAGCTGGCTTGTCTTCCGGCAGGTCGGCAACCATGGCTTCGGTGGTGATCATCAGACCGCCGATCGAAGCAGCAGCTTGCAGCGCCGAACGGGTGACCTTGGCTGGGTCCAGGATGCCCATCTCGATCATGTCGCCGTATTCGCCGGTAGCAGCGTTGTAACCGAAGTTACCCGAACCTTGCTTGACCTTGTCAGCGACAACGCTTGGCTCGTCGCCGGCGTTGGCAGTGATCTGGCGCAGCGGCGCTTCAACGGCGCGACGCAGCAGGGCGATACCGACGTTCTGGTCTTCGTTGTCGCCTTTGAGGTCGGCAATGGCAGCCAGGGAGCGAACCAGGGCCACACCACCGCCAGGCACCACGCCTTCTTCAACGGCTGCACGGGTAGCGTGCAGGGCGTCTTCAACGCGGGCTTTCTTCTCTTTCATTTCAACTTCGGTGCCGGCACCGACCTTGATCACGGCAACACCGCCAGCCAGCTTGGCCAGACGCTCTTGCAGCTTCTCACGGTCGTAGTCCGAGGAAGTCTCTTCGATCTGGGCACGGATCTGCTTGACGCGTGCTTCGATCTCGGTGTCGGCGCCAGCGCCGTCGATGATGGTGGTGTTTTCCTTGGACAGGATGACGCGCTTGGCGTTACCCAGGTGCTCCAGGGTAGCGGTTTCCAGGGACAGGCCGATTTCTTCGGAGATGACCTGGCCGCCAGTCAGGACGGCGATGTCCTGCAGCATGGCCTTGCGGCGGTCGCCGAAGCCCGGAGCCTTGACCGCAGCAACCTTGACGATGCCGCGCATGTTGTTGACTACCAGGGTAGCCAGGGCTTCGCCTTCAACGTCTTCGGCAACGATCAGCAGTGGGCGGCCGGCCTTGGCAACGGCTTCCAGAACTGGCAGCAGCTCACGGATGTTGGAGATCTTCTTGTCGACCAGCAGCAGCAGCGGGCCTTCCAGCTCGGCAACCATGGTGTCCGGCTTGTTGACGAAGTACGGCGACAGGTAGCCACGGTCGAACTGCATGCCTTCCACGACAGACAGTTCGTTTTCCAGGCCCGAGCCTTCTTCAACGGTGATCACGCCTTCTTTACCGACTTTTTCCATGGCTTCGGCGATGATTTCACCGATGGAGTTGTCGGAGTTGGCGGAGATGGTACCTACCTGAGCGATGGCCTTGGAGTCGGCGCATGGCTTGGACAGGTTCTTCAGCTCGGCGACGACGGCAGCGGTGGCCTTGTCGATGCCGCGCTTCAGGTCCATCGGGTTCATGCCGGCAGCGACGGCTTTCAGGCCTTCGTTGACGATGGCCTGAGCCAGGACGGTAGCGGTGGTGGTGCCGTCACCGGCAGCGTCGTTGGCCTTGGAAGCAACTTCCTTGACCAGCTGGGCGCCCATGTTCTCGAAGGCGTCTTTCAGCTCGATTTCCTTGGCGACGGAAACGCCGTCCTTGGTGATGGTCGGCGCGCCGAAGCTCTTGGCCAGCACCACGTTACGGCCTTTCGGGCCCAGGGTCGCTTTTACCGCGTCAGCCAGAACGTTGACACCAACCAGCATTTTCTTACGAGCGGAGTCGCCGAATTTTACGTCTTTAGCAGCCATGATCGTTTAATCCTTGGAATTCTTTGGAGTAACGGGAAGTCGGGGAAATCAGCCTTCGATAACGGCGAGGATTTCGTTCTCGGCCATGACCAGCAGGTCTTCGCCATCGACTTTCACGGTGTTGCTGCCCGAGTAAGGGCCGAAAACCACTTTGTCACCCACTTTCACGGCCAGCGCGCGAACTTCGCCGTTGTCCAGGATGCGACCGGTGCCGACGGCGACGACTTCGCCGCGGTTTGGTTTTTCAGCGGCCGAACCCGGCAGGACGATACCGCCAGCGGTTTTCGATTCTTCTTCGCTGCGACGGATAACGACGCGGTCATGCAGAGGACGAAGCTTCATTGTCGATCTCTCCCAAATAGTGGTTTTCATCGGCCGGTGTCGACACCGGCGGTTTGATGCAGTCCGGCGTTGCCGGGGGTGATCCGCAATGGGCGAAGCACCTGTGTAATGTCTGGTGTCGCCACCAGAAACCTTGCGGTGACCACATACATGAGGCCGCCATATTCAATTACAAGGCTTGTTTCAGAAAATTTTTCATTAGCCTGAAAAGCTTGGGGCCGCTTCGCAGCCCTATTGCGACACAAGGCCGCTCCTACAGGGGTTCGCGTACTCTGTAGGAGCGGCCTTGTGTCGCGAAAGGGCCGCGAAGCGGCCCCCGGCTATTACTTGTCGCGGCGCTCGTACTCGCCTTCGATCACATTCGGCCGATGCCCGCCATCCTGCGGCCGGGCCTGGAACGGGTCGTCCTGGAAGGCGCGCTGGCGCATGGCCTGGGCCTCGGCACGCTCGCGCATCTTGCGCGCGGCCAGGTGACGGGTGAATGGCAGCAGGCAGAGCAAGCCCAGCACGTCGCTGATGAAACCTGGCAGCAACAGCAGGCCACCACCAACGGCCAGCATCATGCCCTGGAACATGTCCTCGGCGGGCAGTTCGCCACGCTGCAGGCTTTCACGGGCGCGCAGTGCGGTGGCCAGACCGGCCACGCGCATCACCAGCACACCCAGGGCGGAGCCGGCGATGATCAGCAGCAGCGCCGGGAAGAAACCGATGGCGGCACTGACCTTCACGAAGACGAACAGCTCCAGCACGGGAAACAGTAGAAACAACAGTAGAAAAGCACGCATCAAAGCATTCCTCGTCGGAAGAGACCCTTCCTGTAAGACCAACAAATGGATGCGGGCGCTCGGCTTTTCAACCCTCGACTTCCGTCGCAACCGGCCACTGGTCGGCGCGTGCCAGCAAAACCAGGGCTTCGCGGACTTGTGTCGGCGTGTTGCAAGTACTTGGGAAAGGCAACCAGTGCACCGCCTGGCCGATACGCAGGTGCATGCCTTCGCTGTCTACCCCGACCATCTGCGCTGGCGCATGGTTTGGCAGCTCGGTCAGTTGCACATAGTGGGCGATGGCGTTGGCGTGGTCGTTGTTCATGTGCTCGACCATGCTCGCCTCGGCTTTACCGGCGAACGGGTTGGCCAGGGTTACCTGGTCAAGCCAGTGGATCGCGCCGAAGCCGCCGATGTAGCGGTGGCGCACCGGCTGCAGCACCCAGAAGTCGAAGTCGTGGGCCTTGTGGTAGTTGGCCGCGTCCGGGAAATAGCGGTAGTAGCGCTCGGCGGCGGCCTCGATGGCGGCCTCCTCCACCAGCTTGTGCGCCTCGGCCATCACCGTCAGGCGCCCCACGGCCTGCACGTCCTCGGCTTCGCGTTCGCCCACCAGCAGCGAGCACTTGGGGTCTTTCTGCAGGTTGTGGGTGTGCTGGGCGATGCGGCTGATGAGGATCAGCGGGTTGCCCTGGGCGTCCAGGCAGTACGGCACGACCGAGCCGAACGGGTAGCCGGGCATCGACTTGGAATGGGTCGAGAGCACGCCGCGGTATTCCTTGAGCAGCAGCTCCCGGGCGGGGCGGATGGCATTGGTACTCACTTGGGGGCGGCTCCTGATATCGGGCTGGATGGGACAAGATAAGCATTATCAGATCCAGTGCCAATGGGGCTGCTTTGCAGCCCATCGCGACACAAGGCCGCTCCTACAAGGGATCGCGTACATCCTGTGTCGCGATGGGCCGCAAAGATTTACCAGGTAACGCCGAAGCCTGCGGTATAGCGGGTCTTGTCCAGGTCACTGTCACGCGTACCGGTGATGACGTCCTTCTCCGCCTTGAGGTTGAGCGAGGCCCACTCGGTGACCTTGTAGCGCAGGCCAATCTCGGCATCCAGCGCGTAGTCGGCCACGCCACCCAGCGGCTTGGCGAACTCGCCGTTGGTGAACAGCTGCACGTTCTTGCCAATCAGGTAGCGGGTGTAGTCCCACTTCACCGCCGCGGAATAGAAGTTGTCCTTGGCGCCATCCTGGTATTCGAAGTCGGTACGGTTGATCAGCGAACCCAGCGAGAATGCGCCCAGTTCGTCGTCCCAGAACTGGTAACCCGGGCCGGTACCCACGGTGCGCTGGCGGGCGAGGTCTTCGATGCGGTCGCGCTTGTACTCTGCGCGCCCCTGCCAGAACCACTTCTCGGTAAGGAAGCGGTCCAGGGCGTACTCGGCACTCCAGTTGTCGGTGGTGGTGACGTCGTCCTTGGTCTCGCGGTTGTATTCGCCTTCGGCGTTGTGCCGCCAGCGGCCATGGCGGGCGCTGGTCTTGAAGCCGATGTCGTAGTCGTCGGTGTCGTTCTCGGCGCGCTTGTAGTCCAGCGCCACGTCGACGTTGCCCTTCCACACGAAGTCCTCGACCAGCGGCTTGGGCTTCATGATCTGCTCGATGCTGGCCAGCTCCACGGTCTTTGGCGCCTCGCCATTGGCCAAGGTCACCTTGCCGGGCTCGGCGGCCTTCAGCGACTTGGCGCGCTCACCGCTGTAGGCATCCTGCTTGACCAGCATCTCCTGGTCGCTCTCCAGGGTCTGGACTTCTTTCCAGTCCAGGGCGATGGAACCGCCATAGGGGGTTTCCAGCAGCAGCTTGCCGCCGTCGAAGACTTTGATCTTGCCGCTGAGCCGGTCGCCGTTCTTCATCCACACGGTGTCGGCGAACACCGGGGAGGCGCACAGGGAAGCAGCAAGCAGGCACAACAAGGATCTAGAATACATAAGCGGGCTATGATTTGCGGACTACGGGTTCGATTTGACGAAAAAAGCCGGGCATTATCCAGATAACCACGACCAGAGCAAGGAAAGACCGGGAGCATGCCGTTGAGTTCAACTCTCATTTGCCAGACCGCCGGTCCGGTTTCATCTGCAGCCCAGTGGGGGCCTGATGTCTGACGGATATGAGCACGCCCTCGACTCCGCCGAGGGCCGACGAACGGCGCTGTATTCGGTACTCGGTCAAGTGCCGGCCGGCAAGGTGGTCAGCTATGGCCAGTTGGCCGAGCTGGCGGGGCTTGGGCGGGCGGCACGCTGGGTCGGGCGTACCCTCGGGCAACTGCCCGCGGACACTCGCCTGCCCTGGCACCGGGTGCTTGGCGCAGGTGGCCGGCTGAGCCTGGCACTGGGTACCCCGTCTGGGGATGAACAACGGGCGCGACTGCGTGCGGAGGGTGTGAATGTAACCAACAATCGTGTGGATATGACGCGCCATGGCTGGCGCCCGATGGAGCACAGCGGTTAGAGTGCGCGCTTTGTTTTCGCAAACTTGAGGCAGATGTTGGCCCATGCCCCGTAAAACCTGGCGCGCTGCGCTTGCTGCCTATGCCAGCCCGTCAACCTTGGTACTTTTGCTGCTCGGCTTCGCTGCCGGTCTGCCTTACATGCTGGTGTTCTCCACCCTTTCGGTGTGGTTGCGCGAAGCCGGCGTGGCCCGCGAGACCATTGGCTACGCCAGCCTGATCGGCCTGGCCTACGCCTTCAAGTGGGTGTGGTCGCCGCTGCTCGACCAATGGCGCCTGCCACTGCTCGGCAGCCTGGGGCGTCGGCGTTCGTGGCTGCTGCTGTCGCAGGCGCTGGTGGTGGTCGGGCTGGTCGGCATGAGCCTGTGCGATCCGCAGCAGCACCTTTCATGGCTGATCGCCCTGGCGGTGCTGGTGGCCTTCGCCTCCGCTACCCAGGACATCGCCGTCGATGCCTACCGCCTGGAAATCGCCGACGACCAGCGCCAGGCTGCGCTCGCTGCCAGCTACATGGCCGGCTACCGCGTGGCGGCCCTGCTGGCCACGGCTGGCGCACTGTTCTTCGCCGAGTGGTTCGGCTCCACCGGTTTCAGCTACCTGCACAAGGCCTGGGCCGGCACCTACGTCATGTTCGCGGTGATGATGCTGCCCGCCGTGTTCACCACCCTGATCATGCGCGAACCGCCCGTACCCATGCGTACCCAGCTGTCGGCAGCGCGCTATGGGCTGGTGCACCAGCTGGCCTCGGTGTTCGTATTGATCATCCTGCTGGTTTCGGTACCGGCGAGCTTCACCCAGATGTTCAATACCGGCTGGTCCAGCGTCATCTCCGGTGATGCCACGCCACTGGACCTGCTGCTGGAAGACCGCGCCTTCCTGCGCCTGATCCTCTACGTGCTGCTGACCTGGGCGTGCCTGTCGAGCCTGGGTCGTCGCGGCCTGGCCCCGGTGCTGACCCCGGTCAACGACTTCATCGCCCGCTACCGCTGGCAGGCCCTGCTGCTGCTCGGCCTGATCGCCACCTATCGCATGTCGGACACGGTGATGGGCGTGATGGCCAACGTGTTCTACATCGACATGGGCTTCACCAAGGACCAGATCGCCAGCGTCAGCAAGATCTTCGGCCTGATCATGACCCTGGTCGGCGCCGGGGTTGGTGGCCTGCTGATCGTGCGCTTCGGCATCATGCCGATCCTGTTCATCGGCGGTGTGGCCTCGGCGGGCACCAACATCCTGTTCCTGATGCTGGCCGACATGGGCCCGAACCTGCAGATGCTGGTGGTGACCATCTCGCTGGACAACTTCAGCTCCGGCATGGCCACCTCGGCCTTCGTCGCCTACCTGTCGAGCCTGACCAACCTGAAGTTCTCTGCTACCCAGTACGCGTTGCTCAGTTCGATCATGCTGCTGTTGCCAAGGCTGATCGGGGGTTATTCGGGGGTGATGGTGGAGAAGTTCGGTTACCACGACTTCTTCCTGATCACTGCCCTGCTAGGCGTGCCGACCTTGATCCTGATTGCCCTGCAGTGGCGCCAGGAGGCCGGGCCGGGCAAACCGGTGGCAGAGGAAGGTTCGGCGGCCGAGCGGCCCTGACAGGTTTGTATTGCCTGTACTGGCCTCTTCGCGGGTAAACCCGCTCCCACAGGGACTGCACAGCTCTCGAGGGCAGTGCTGTACCTGTGGGAGCGGGTTTATCCGCGAAGAGGCCGGTACAGGCAATAAAGTTTACTGAGCAACAGCCCCCTCACCAGGCCTTCCACCCACCACAAACCACAGCGGCCACAGCGCCAAGGCCCCCGCCACACCCGCCGCCAGGGCAAAGTGCAGCAAGCTGGCCCCGGCGCCAATCATCGCCAGCACCGCCCCACCCAACCCCAGCAAGGCGATGGTGATCATCCCCAGCATGGCCGAGACCAGGCCCTTGCTCTGCTCGCTGGCGAACAGCGTCATGCGATACAGCACCGCGTTGGCCACGCCCAACCCCAGTGCGTACAGCGACATGCCCGCCACCACGCTGGTCACGCTCGGCCAGTACCAGGTCG
Encoded here:
- the colR gene encoding two-component system response regulator ColR, whose product is MRILLVEDNRDILANLADYLGMKGYTVDCAQDGLSGLHLAATEHYDLIVLDIMLPGIDGYTLCKRLREDARRDTPVIMLTARDQLDDRLQGFRSGADDYLLKPFALSELAARIEAVLRRAQGGGRRTLQVADLSYDLDTLEVTRQGRLLKLNPVGLKLLAVLMQKSPHVLRREVLEEALWGDDCPDSDSLRSHVHQLRQVIDKPFEKPLLHTVHGVGYRLAEGRDGV
- a CDS encoding phosphatase PAP2 family protein; translation: MQQPTRPRPINFWLYLGLPLATALGLILLELTSVDMDIANLFFDPAAGQFIGRHSYLLENILHDRVKQGVILLGVMSLVTFAASFFWKRLFGWRRELGCLVLALGLSTAFVTPLKKVTQVQCPWSLTQFGGKETYSKLLEPRPATDKPGLCWPGGHAATGFCLFGLFFMLRDRKPRLARVALTVALVAGSVLSLGRMMQGAHFLSHNVWTAVFCWLIGLGSYYLVLYRRGMAEVPAAERSVA
- the groL gene encoding chaperonin GroEL (60 kDa chaperone family; promotes refolding of misfolded polypeptides especially under stressful conditions; forms two stacked rings of heptamers to form a barrel-shaped 14mer; ends can be capped by GroES; misfolded proteins enter the barrel where they are refolded when GroES binds), translated to MAAKDVKFGDSARKKMLVGVNVLADAVKATLGPKGRNVVLAKSFGAPTITKDGVSVAKEIELKDAFENMGAQLVKEVASKANDAAGDGTTTATVLAQAIVNEGLKAVAAGMNPMDLKRGIDKATAAVVAELKNLSKPCADSKAIAQVGTISANSDNSIGEIIAEAMEKVGKEGVITVEEGSGLENELSVVEGMQFDRGYLSPYFVNKPDTMVAELEGPLLLLVDKKISNIRELLPVLEAVAKAGRPLLIVAEDVEGEALATLVVNNMRGIVKVAAVKAPGFGDRRKAMLQDIAVLTGGQVISEEIGLSLETATLEHLGNAKRVILSKENTTIIDGAGADTEIEARVKQIRAQIEETSSDYDREKLQERLAKLAGGVAVIKVGAGTEVEMKEKKARVEDALHATRAAVEEGVVPGGGVALVRSLAAIADLKGDNEDQNVGIALLRRAVEAPLRQITANAGDEPSVVADKVKQGSGNFGYNAATGEYGDMIEMGILDPAKVTRSALQAAASIGGLMITTEAMVADLPEDKPAAGMPDMGGMGGMGGMM
- a CDS encoding co-chaperone GroES — encoded protein: MKLRPLHDRVVIRRSEEESKTAGGIVLPGSAAEKPNRGEVVAVGTGRILDNGEVRALAVKVGDKVVFGPYSGSNTVKVDGEDLLVMAENEILAVIEG
- a CDS encoding FxsA family protein, with product MRAFLLLFLLFPVLELFVFVKVSAAIGFFPALLLIIAGSALGVLVMRVAGLATALRARESLQRGELPAEDMFQGMMLAVGGGLLLLPGFISDVLGLLCLLPFTRHLAARKMRERAEAQAMRQRAFQDDPFQARPQDGGHRPNVIEGEYERRDK
- a CDS encoding HugZ family protein, which translates into the protein MSTNAIRPARELLLKEYRGVLSTHSKSMPGYPFGSVVPYCLDAQGNPLILISRIAQHTHNLQKDPKCSLLVGEREAEDVQAVGRLTVMAEAHKLVEEAAIEAAAERYYRYFPDAANYHKAHDFDFWVLQPVRHRYIGGFGAIHWLDQVTLANPFAGKAEASMVEHMNNDHANAIAHYVQLTELPNHAPAQMVGVDSEGMHLRIGQAVHWLPFPSTCNTPTQVREALVLLARADQWPVATEVEG
- a CDS encoding DUF481 domain-containing protein translates to MYSRSLLCLLAASLCASPVFADTVWMKNGDRLSGKIKVFDGGKLLLETPYGGSIALDWKEVQTLESDQEMLVKQDAYSGERAKSLKAAEPGKVTLANGEAPKTVELASIEQIMKPKPLVEDFVWKGNVDVALDYKRAENDTDDYDIGFKTSARHGRWRHNAEGEYNRETKDDVTTTDNWSAEYALDRFLTEKWFWQGRAEYKRDRIEDLARQRTVGTGPGYQFWDDELGAFSLGSLINRTDFEYQDGAKDNFYSAAVKWDYTRYLIGKNVQLFTNGEFAKPLGGVADYALDAEIGLRYKVTEWASLNLKAEKDVITGTRDSDLDKTRYTAGFGVTW
- a CDS encoding MGMT family protein, with protein sequence MSDGYEHALDSAEGRRTALYSVLGQVPAGKVVSYGQLAELAGLGRAARWVGRTLGQLPADTRLPWHRVLGAGGRLSLALGTPSGDEQRARLRAEGVNVTNNRVDMTRHGWRPMEHSG
- a CDS encoding AmpG family muropeptide MFS transporter, which codes for MPRKTWRAALAAYASPSTLVLLLLGFAAGLPYMLVFSTLSVWLREAGVARETIGYASLIGLAYAFKWVWSPLLDQWRLPLLGSLGRRRSWLLLSQALVVVGLVGMSLCDPQQHLSWLIALAVLVAFASATQDIAVDAYRLEIADDQRQAALAASYMAGYRVAALLATAGALFFAEWFGSTGFSYLHKAWAGTYVMFAVMMLPAVFTTLIMREPPVPMRTQLSAARYGLVHQLASVFVLIILLVSVPASFTQMFNTGWSSVISGDATPLDLLLEDRAFLRLILYVLLTWACLSSLGRRGLAPVLTPVNDFIARYRWQALLLLGLIATYRMSDTVMGVMANVFYIDMGFTKDQIASVSKIFGLIMTLVGAGVGGLLIVRFGIMPILFIGGVASAGTNILFLMLADMGPNLQMLVVTISLDNFSSGMATSAFVAYLSSLTNLKFSATQYALLSSIMLLLPRLIGGYSGVMVEKFGYHDFFLITALLGVPTLILIALQWRQEAGPGKPVAEEGSAAERP